The proteins below are encoded in one region of Fibrella aestuarina BUZ 2:
- a CDS encoding co-chaperone GroES, which produces MLNVTPDNKLKRLLVVGDRVLIKPKGPSERTSSGLYLPPTVQEKEQVQSGYVVKVGPGYPIPAAVDDEPWRETEEKVKYMPLQAQEGDLAIYLQRNAIELDYEGVPYVIVPQQSILLLERADDLFD; this is translated from the coding sequence ATGCTGAACGTAACACCTGACAATAAACTGAAACGCCTGCTTGTGGTGGGCGACCGCGTCCTGATCAAACCCAAAGGCCCGAGCGAACGGACGTCGTCGGGGCTATACCTGCCGCCAACGGTGCAGGAAAAAGAACAGGTGCAGTCGGGCTACGTGGTGAAAGTGGGACCGGGGTACCCCATCCCCGCCGCCGTCGACGACGAGCCCTGGCGCGAAACCGAAGAAAAAGTGAAGTACATGCCCTTGCAGGCGCAGGAGGGCGACCTGGCCATCTACCTGCAACGCAATGCCATTGAACTCGACTATGAAGGGGTCCCGTATGTGATCGTGCCGCAGCAATCCATCCTGCTGCTCGAACGGGCCGACGACCTTTTCGATTAA
- a CDS encoding DUF4174 domain-containing protein yields MESVANQKKSLKAILDEKKDHRRVVLLYGRDINQGHLIEQQQALTAAPDGLAERDLDVIVLINSELMEPDRQFLMHTYHEFVPSDDFAGYLIGKDGLLKKKFTKPIAADELFKTIDAMPMRKDEIKKQHD; encoded by the coding sequence ATGGAAAGTGTAGCCAACCAGAAGAAGTCGCTCAAGGCGATTCTTGACGAAAAGAAAGACCATCGCCGCGTTGTATTGCTTTACGGACGCGACATCAATCAGGGCCACCTCATCGAGCAGCAACAGGCACTCACGGCCGCGCCCGACGGCCTGGCCGAGCGTGACCTCGACGTAATCGTGCTGATCAACAGCGAACTGATGGAGCCCGACCGCCAGTTCCTGATGCACACCTACCACGAGTTTGTGCCCTCCGACGACTTTGCCGGTTACCTGATCGGTAAAGACGGCCTGCTGAAGAAAAAATTCACCAAACCCATCGCAGCCGACGAGCTGTTCAAAACGATCGACGCCATGCCGATGCGGAAAGACGAGATAAAGAAACAGCACGACTAA
- a CDS encoding DUF3822 family protein, translated as MPTLSPTVSVRPDALTAGQAEKSILCLDLAPQRLRLTLLDPQRRMVWLDEYAQPTLLTEESLLTQLPTLFGDHPLLHYDQFQQIRVAVNASAFTLIPNELYRKEYASNYLTLMRGHQPPPNEIASAYEHNEGFTVVFGLDRAITEFVGGQYPLQPITYVHQASTLIRATQPIDKQEPETQNLFLHFEEEFAFVLFREERKLRYCNRFGYKNVQDLVYYVLYVADELGVDPDTLNVLAYGEITPFAEAYIALSRFLPNLHIGSPPSGLNPAPDLADLPEHRYLDLQGLCLLS; from the coding sequence ATGCCCACTTTATCACCAACGGTTTCGGTTCGCCCAGATGCACTCACAGCCGGGCAGGCCGAAAAGTCGATTCTATGCCTCGACCTGGCCCCTCAACGGCTCCGGCTGACGCTACTCGACCCCCAGCGGCGGATGGTGTGGCTCGATGAATACGCACAACCCACCCTGCTGACCGAAGAGTCGTTGCTGACCCAATTGCCGACCCTGTTTGGCGACCACCCGCTGTTGCACTACGATCAGTTTCAGCAGATCCGGGTGGCGGTCAACGCCTCGGCGTTTACGCTCATTCCGAACGAGTTATACCGGAAAGAATACGCCAGCAACTACCTGACGCTCATGCGCGGGCATCAGCCGCCGCCCAACGAAATCGCGTCGGCCTACGAGCATAACGAGGGGTTCACGGTGGTGTTCGGTCTCGACCGCGCCATTACGGAGTTTGTGGGCGGGCAATACCCGTTGCAGCCCATCACCTACGTGCATCAGGCCAGTACGCTCATCCGGGCTACGCAGCCCATCGACAAACAGGAGCCCGAGACGCAGAACCTGTTTCTGCATTTTGAGGAAGAATTTGCGTTTGTGCTTTTCCGCGAGGAGCGCAAACTGCGCTACTGCAATCGGTTTGGCTACAAAAACGTGCAGGACCTGGTCTACTACGTGCTCTATGTAGCCGACGAACTGGGTGTCGACCCCGATACGCTCAATGTGCTGGCCTACGGCGAGATCACCCCCTTTGCCGAAGCCTACATTGCGCTGTCGCGTTTCCTGCCTAACCTGCACATTGGCTCGCCGCCCAGCGGCCTTAACCCCGCCCCCGACCTCGCCGACCTGCCCGAACATCGCTACCTCGACTTGCAGGGCCTGTGCTTGCTAAGCTAG
- a CDS encoding SDR family oxidoreductase encodes MTTLLITTPTGNVGLETLRALAMRPERPTLRIIGGVRRPEQDRTRLEGLVDQLVPFDFSEPGTVAAALQGVDKVLLVRPPQLADVDRYFRPLIEAMTRARLKQVVFLSLQGVENNTLTPHHKIEQLIREAGLPYTMLRPSFFMQNLSTTHRREIAERNEIYIPAGNERTNLIDVVDIGEVAALVLATGQHLNKAYELTGTEALTYTEIAAILTEVLGRPITYKAPSVLAFVYRKWLVEKQPLSFVLVMVALYTVARLGKAAGQTSVFQELTGQLPRTFRQFAITNQKVWM; translated from the coding sequence ATGACCACTCTACTAATTACTACACCAACGGGCAACGTGGGACTCGAAACCCTGCGCGCGCTGGCGATGCGGCCTGAACGCCCCACGCTACGCATCATCGGTGGCGTTCGGCGGCCCGAGCAGGACCGCACCCGGCTGGAGGGGCTGGTGGATCAGCTCGTGCCGTTCGATTTCTCGGAGCCCGGCACCGTGGCGGCTGCTTTGCAGGGAGTCGATAAGGTATTGCTGGTGCGTCCGCCGCAGCTGGCCGACGTCGACCGGTATTTCCGGCCGCTGATAGAGGCCATGACCCGCGCCAGGCTGAAGCAGGTTGTCTTTCTGTCGTTGCAGGGCGTCGAAAACAACACGCTGACGCCCCACCACAAAATCGAGCAATTGATCAGGGAAGCGGGCCTGCCGTATACGATGCTGCGGCCGAGTTTTTTCATGCAAAACCTGAGTACGACGCACCGCCGCGAAATTGCCGAACGGAACGAAATTTACATCCCGGCGGGTAACGAACGCACTAACCTGATCGACGTCGTCGATATTGGCGAGGTGGCAGCGCTCGTACTGGCGACCGGGCAACACCTGAACAAGGCCTACGAACTAACCGGAACCGAAGCGCTGACGTACACCGAGATAGCCGCCATCCTGACCGAGGTGCTGGGCCGACCGATTACCTACAAAGCCCCATCGGTGCTGGCGTTTGTGTACCGGAAATGGCTGGTCGAAAAGCAACCCCTCTCGTTTGTGCTGGTCATGGTGGCCTTATATACCGTTGCCCGGTTGGGAAAAGCAGCAGGTCAGACGTCGGTGTTTCAGGAGTTGACCGGCCAGTTGCCCCGCACGTTTCGCCAATTTGCTATTACTAACCAAAAAGTATGGATGTAA
- a CDS encoding CBS domain-containing protein gives MNIRQILQRKSINTIYSVAPGETVYEALQLMAAKNIGAVLVLDGGDLVGIFSERDYARKGILQGRASKDTLIRDVMTSSLITIAPEQLLESAMLTMSEKHIRHLPVLEGERLIGIISINDVVNAIIHDQKARISSLESYISGSSY, from the coding sequence ATGAACATCCGGCAAATCCTTCAGCGTAAATCCATTAACACCATTTATTCGGTCGCGCCCGGCGAAACCGTCTATGAAGCTCTGCAACTCATGGCCGCCAAAAACATTGGTGCCGTTCTGGTGCTGGACGGCGGCGATTTGGTGGGTATTTTCTCGGAGCGCGACTACGCCCGGAAAGGTATTCTACAGGGGCGGGCCTCGAAAGACACGCTCATCCGCGACGTGATGACAAGCAGCCTCATCACCATTGCCCCCGAACAGCTACTGGAGTCGGCCATGCTGACGATGTCGGAAAAGCACATCCGCCACCTGCCGGTGCTGGAAGGGGAACGACTGATCGGCATTATCTCGATCAACGACGTGGTGAACGCCATCATCCACGATCAGAAAGCCCGCATCAGCTCGCTCGAAAGCTATATTTCAGGCAGTTCGTATTAG
- a CDS encoding lipase family protein, translating into MKRMALAFTTCLTALAGLLVLTSAPAQSLQSGFDKAEYIELLKVSAQFGDSTYIANFPKPQRFKPVYRAAVVGLDNLWDLWSDGGNTAVINLRGTTANSASWLANFYAAMVPAKGELQLADNDRFTYHLADNPRAAVHVGWLVGMAFLSRDILPKLDSSYRRGTRNVLIMGHSQGGAIAYLLTAHLYNLQRQGKLPADIRFKTYCSAGPKPGNLYFAYDYEALTQAGWAYNVVNSADWVPEVPFSIQTVNDMNTTNPFAGADQTIKKQPFLKRLVLRKVYNDLSKPALQAQKNYQKYLGNVASRTVKKSLNGYVAPDYYNSNHYVRTGAMVVLLADSTYYHRFPDSADKVFTHHFHPPYLYLAENNLSAPGVVANAPGPAPAGNWELTYLMDTGTDLTTLYPDKKPTLLIEPANERVSGTTGCNRFTMPVQFTNGSIRIPKAFALTRMQCPGDGERRFLDSLQRVNRYALANDTLTLLTDDVAVMRFTRR; encoded by the coding sequence ATGAAGCGAATGGCACTTGCCTTCACGACCTGCCTTACTGCCCTGGCGGGTCTGCTCGTACTCACCAGCGCTCCGGCTCAGTCGCTGCAATCCGGCTTCGACAAGGCCGAGTACATCGAACTGCTGAAAGTATCGGCGCAGTTCGGTGATTCGACCTACATCGCCAACTTCCCCAAGCCTCAGCGTTTCAAGCCGGTTTACCGCGCGGCGGTAGTCGGGCTGGATAATCTGTGGGACCTGTGGAGCGACGGCGGCAACACGGCGGTGATTAACCTGCGCGGCACAACCGCCAATAGCGCGAGCTGGCTGGCCAACTTTTACGCCGCGATGGTACCCGCCAAAGGGGAACTGCAACTCGCTGACAACGACAGATTCACCTATCACCTCGCCGATAACCCCAGGGCCGCCGTGCACGTGGGTTGGCTGGTCGGTATGGCATTTCTGAGCCGCGACATCCTGCCCAAGCTCGATTCGAGCTACCGGCGGGGCACCCGAAATGTACTGATTATGGGCCACAGTCAGGGTGGCGCCATCGCGTATCTGCTCACGGCGCACCTCTACAACCTGCAACGGCAAGGCAAGCTCCCCGCCGACATCCGGTTTAAAACGTATTGCAGCGCGGGCCCCAAACCGGGCAACCTGTATTTCGCCTACGACTACGAAGCCCTGACGCAGGCGGGCTGGGCCTACAACGTGGTCAACTCGGCCGACTGGGTGCCCGAAGTACCGTTTTCGATCCAGACGGTCAACGACATGAACACCACCAATCCCTTCGCGGGGGCCGATCAAACCATTAAAAAACAACCTTTTCTGAAGCGGCTGGTCCTGCGTAAGGTATACAACGACCTGAGCAAACCCGCCCTCCAGGCCCAGAAAAACTACCAGAAATACCTCGGCAACGTGGCTTCACGGACGGTGAAGAAAAGCCTCAACGGCTATGTAGCGCCCGATTACTACAACAGCAATCACTACGTCAGAACGGGCGCGATGGTCGTGCTGCTGGCCGACTCGACCTACTATCATCGTTTCCCGGACAGCGCGGATAAGGTCTTCACGCATCATTTCCACCCGCCGTATCTGTACCTGGCCGAAAACAACCTGTCGGCGCCCGGTGTGGTAGCCAACGCGCCGGGCCCTGCCCCTGCTGGCAATTGGGAACTAACGTACCTGATGGATACGGGCACTGACCTGACCACGCTATACCCCGACAAAAAACCGACGCTGCTTATCGAGCCCGCCAACGAGCGCGTATCGGGCACGACCGGCTGCAACAGGTTTACTATGCCGGTTCAATTCACCAACGGCAGCATCCGTATCCCGAAGGCATTTGCCCTCACCCGGATGCAATGCCCCGGTGATGGCGAACGCCGTTTCCTCGATAGCCTGCAGCGGGTAAACCGCTACGCGCTCGCCAACGACACGCTGACCCTGCTAACGGATGATGTGGCGGTCATGCGCTTTACCCGACGCTAA
- the porU2 gene encoding putative type IX secretion system sortase PorU2, whose protein sequence is MNRLYCLTVSLLLPSCAYAQSPVYGNEWINYQQTYYKIPIAQQGVYRLSSSDLQKAGVPIAALDPRTLQLFHRGVEQAIWVDGETDGTFDATDYVEFIGRGNDGLPDSALYRPASAQPHPYYSLYSDTTAYFLTARLDAKPGKRMTRYTDLDLGSGATALVPEPYVWVEERRVFTEQYPAGTIYPIGAGYGNGAILSSYDVGEGWMGNSIKPQSTYSQTIPISRLYTGSPTATPRLDLIVIGRTPTNHLVQVRVGPNGQQRTVAPLELMNYDTKRLTVPLSATEAQGDLVCSLSPQNANDEVSLAVLQATYPQQPDMAGYTYREFRLNPVAGGRALLRLTNVGTNARLYDVTSPEQASILSGTLVNGAFTSVVRGAGVARNLLLVSEVKAVPAIRAVVFRNINPAKVNFAIIAHPQTRQAVAETPGTLARDPVATYAAYRASKAGGSYDTLTVSIHQVYNQFNYGERSPLAIRRFADYLVRAGGSTADDPTKYLLLIGRSYDPQRFRKEPQIDTLDMIPNGGWPGSDLSMVTGIAGRPAYVPGVAIGRLNVTRPQQVLDYLNKLKEHEAAPATAPWRKQMLHLSGGKSAYELALFRAFVDDFGQRITGQYASATVETVSKQTDNPTEAISVVAQINRGVGILSMFGHSSLDIADIDIGYVSDDRLGYRNKGRYPLIIANGCASGNFYFYINGFRPFVTDWVLTPNRGAILAIAHTHNGFASALKNYADQLYAVLADSAWIGHTFGAIQVETIRRYLAQNRSVYDLANAEQITLQGDPAVRPFPFTKPDLSFSEGGIMVKTTGSAVTLRVVALNLGRATTKPAEVRLRAYDAGGRILFTTNTRLDATRFADTLTVAFTLPTAATTPYYELYADADGLLDEERRDNNSLRFDATGKLADLPFTIDNTPPVVEVAFDGRRLRTDELVAPQPTIEVLVADENTRLSATAPPTVELYLQRPCAQAPCPFERLPVRPPAASWAKRGTDYVLSYRPAVPFADGVYTLEAYGSDLSGNRAQPYAIRFRVRTAPVVTEVAAAPNPFVAQTVVRYTLAGAQTPAPATLRIYDLAGREVRAVRLAAHIGINEFVWDGTTDSGAPAASGTYLYRLDLPGYTAFENDANRKLAGKLVLLR, encoded by the coding sequence ATGAATCGACTGTACTGCCTGACCGTAAGCCTGTTACTGCCTAGCTGTGCCTACGCCCAATCGCCGGTTTACGGCAATGAGTGGATTAATTACCAACAGACTTATTACAAAATCCCGATTGCCCAGCAAGGGGTTTACCGCCTCAGCAGCAGCGACTTGCAAAAGGCGGGCGTGCCCATTGCCGCGCTCGACCCGCGGACCCTGCAACTGTTTCATCGGGGTGTCGAGCAGGCGATCTGGGTGGACGGGGAGACCGACGGCACCTTCGATGCCACCGACTACGTGGAGTTTATTGGCCGGGGCAACGACGGCCTGCCCGACTCGGCCCTCTACCGCCCGGCGTCGGCGCAACCCCATCCGTATTACAGCCTGTATTCCGATACGACGGCCTATTTCCTGACCGCCCGCCTCGATGCGAAACCCGGCAAGCGCATGACCCGCTACACCGACCTGGACCTGGGTAGCGGCGCGACGGCCCTCGTGCCCGAACCGTATGTATGGGTAGAGGAAAGACGGGTGTTTACGGAACAGTATCCGGCCGGGACTATCTACCCGATAGGCGCAGGCTACGGCAACGGGGCCATTCTGAGCAGCTACGACGTGGGCGAAGGCTGGATGGGCAACAGCATCAAACCCCAGAGCACCTACAGCCAGACTATACCCATCAGCCGCCTCTACACTGGTAGCCCCACCGCCACTCCCCGGCTCGACCTGATCGTAATTGGCCGCACGCCCACCAACCACCTCGTGCAGGTGCGTGTAGGCCCTAATGGCCAGCAACGTACGGTGGCCCCGCTCGAACTGATGAACTACGACACCAAACGACTGACGGTGCCGCTGTCGGCGACCGAAGCACAGGGCGACCTGGTTTGTAGCCTGAGTCCGCAGAACGCCAACGACGAGGTTTCACTGGCGGTATTGCAGGCAACGTACCCACAGCAACCCGATATGGCGGGTTACACGTACCGCGAATTTCGGCTGAATCCGGTGGCGGGAGGCCGGGCGCTGCTCCGCCTGACCAACGTGGGTACCAATGCCCGCCTGTATGACGTCACCAGTCCGGAGCAGGCATCCATCCTGTCAGGTACGTTGGTCAACGGTGCGTTTACGAGCGTCGTGCGCGGGGCTGGTGTGGCGCGTAACCTGCTGCTGGTAAGTGAGGTGAAAGCGGTGCCGGCCATTCGGGCCGTGGTGTTTCGAAACATCAACCCGGCTAAGGTGAATTTCGCCATCATCGCCCACCCACAAACGCGGCAGGCCGTGGCCGAAACGCCCGGTACCCTTGCCCGAGACCCCGTAGCCACCTACGCCGCCTATCGCGCCTCGAAAGCCGGGGGCAGCTACGACACCCTGACGGTATCGATCCATCAGGTATACAACCAGTTCAACTACGGCGAACGGTCACCACTGGCCATTCGCCGGTTTGCCGATTACCTGGTCCGGGCGGGTGGTTCTACCGCCGACGACCCCACCAAATACCTGCTGCTGATCGGGCGGTCGTATGATCCGCAGCGGTTTCGGAAAGAGCCACAGATCGACACCCTCGATATGATTCCCAACGGCGGCTGGCCCGGCTCCGACCTGTCGATGGTAACGGGCATTGCCGGGCGACCCGCCTACGTACCGGGCGTCGCTATCGGGCGGCTCAACGTAACGCGCCCACAGCAGGTGCTCGACTACCTCAATAAACTGAAAGAGCACGAAGCGGCCCCCGCCACGGCCCCCTGGCGCAAACAGATGCTGCACCTGAGCGGTGGCAAATCGGCCTATGAACTGGCCCTGTTCCGGGCGTTTGTCGACGACTTTGGCCAACGAATCACCGGCCAATATGCCAGTGCTACGGTCGAGACGGTATCGAAACAAACCGATAACCCGACCGAGGCGATTTCGGTGGTGGCGCAGATCAACCGGGGGGTGGGCATCCTGTCCATGTTTGGCCATTCGAGCCTCGACATCGCCGACATCGACATTGGGTACGTGAGTGATGATCGGCTGGGCTACCGCAACAAGGGCCGCTACCCGCTGATCATCGCCAACGGCTGTGCATCGGGTAATTTCTATTTCTACATCAACGGCTTCCGCCCGTTTGTGACCGATTGGGTGCTCACGCCCAACCGCGGGGCAATTCTGGCCATTGCTCACACGCACAACGGCTTTGCCAGCGCGCTCAAAAACTACGCCGATCAACTCTACGCCGTGCTCGCCGACAGCGCCTGGATTGGCCACACCTTCGGCGCTATTCAGGTGGAAACGATTCGGCGGTATCTGGCTCAAAACCGGTCGGTGTATGATCTGGCCAATGCCGAGCAAATTACCTTGCAGGGTGACCCGGCGGTGCGGCCATTCCCGTTCACCAAACCCGATCTGAGTTTTTCGGAAGGCGGCATCATGGTGAAAACAACGGGCAGTGCCGTGACGCTGCGGGTCGTGGCACTCAACCTGGGCCGGGCTACTACCAAGCCCGCCGAGGTGCGCCTTCGGGCCTACGACGCCGGCGGGCGCATTCTGTTCACAACCAACACACGCCTCGACGCGACCCGTTTCGCCGATACGCTCACCGTAGCCTTCACGTTACCCACCGCCGCGACGACGCCCTATTACGAGCTGTATGCCGACGCCGACGGCCTGCTCGACGAAGAGCGCCGTGATAACAACAGCCTCCGCTTCGATGCCACCGGCAAGCTGGCCGATTTGCCCTTTACGATCGATAACACCCCGCCCGTGGTGGAAGTGGCCTTTGATGGACGCCGCCTCCGCACCGACGAACTGGTAGCGCCTCAACCCACGATTGAGGTGCTGGTAGCCGATGAAAACACGCGGCTGTCAGCCACGGCCCCACCCACGGTCGAACTGTATCTGCAACGGCCCTGCGCACAGGCACCCTGCCCGTTTGAACGCCTGCCGGTCAGACCTCCCGCTGCTAGCTGGGCCAAACGCGGAACCGACTATGTGCTTTCGTACCGCCCCGCTGTGCCCTTCGCCGATGGCGTCTACACGCTGGAAGCCTACGGCAGCGATCTGAGTGGCAACCGCGCCCAACCCTACGCCATCCGGTTCAGGGTGCGTACCGCGCCGGTCGTCACCGAGGTGGCCGCAGCCCCCAACCCGTTCGTCGCCCAGACGGTGGTACGCTACACGTTGGCTGGCGCGCAAACCCCGGCTCCGGCTACGCTCCGAATCTATGATTTAGCCGGGCGCGAGGTCCGCGCCGTTCGGCTGGCGGCCCATATCGGTATCAACGAGTTTGTCTGGGACGGTACGACCGATAGCGGAGCCCCGGCAGCATCGGGAACGTACCTGTACCGCCTCGACCTGCCCGGTTACACCGCTTTCGAAAACGACGCAAACCGCAAGCTGGCGGGTAAGCTGGTGTTGTTGCGATGA
- a CDS encoding helix-turn-helix domain-containing protein, with product MKSLLAYILFGCCLLSTVIGWLLWTRKQPGRHANRLLATLLFTYVYIDFVTLLITNGGIVHVPHLFRTAAPLNYLVGPLIYLYARASLLSTTRFDGRRYGWLLLPFLLNVVEFLPFYVSPATAKLARLQQLASAPNTLFTIHEGLLPPHFHLIGYSLSSFVYSLLAAGLWWTYRQREGRTPYSNPAFGNWLKTFVLIHLIVNGVWLAEIPFIRHAPYGNLILNITYLVAQLVICFYIIQRPTLLYGAFSLNGTRQPLTGNVPDSPALPVVLSDAAHQAVPLPEPPRPAEGDTLEQAAADKLAQLDQYMHSQQPYLRPRLSLADVSVATQIPPYLLSAILNRVLGLDFRDYVNAHRVRHLCQLLESNQYSHLTLEGISTQVGFSSKTTFYRAFQKHMGVTPAQYMQRANAIDN from the coding sequence TTGAAATCGTTGTTAGCTTATATCCTGTTCGGCTGCTGCCTGCTGTCGACGGTGATCGGGTGGCTGCTCTGGACACGCAAACAGCCCGGTCGACATGCCAATCGGTTATTGGCCACCCTGCTCTTCACCTACGTTTACATTGACTTCGTTACGTTGCTCATTACCAACGGGGGCATTGTGCACGTACCGCATCTGTTTCGAACGGCCGCGCCGCTCAATTACCTGGTTGGCCCGCTGATTTACCTGTACGCGCGGGCATCGCTACTATCGACCACCCGCTTCGATGGGCGGCGCTACGGCTGGCTGCTGCTGCCCTTCCTGCTGAACGTGGTCGAGTTTTTGCCGTTTTACGTTTCACCGGCGACCGCCAAACTGGCTCGGCTTCAGCAACTGGCTTCCGCGCCCAATACGCTTTTCACCATACACGAGGGTTTGTTACCGCCCCACTTTCACCTGATCGGCTACAGCCTGTCGAGCTTTGTCTACTCGCTACTGGCGGCGGGCCTGTGGTGGACCTACCGCCAACGCGAGGGACGTACCCCATACAGCAATCCGGCGTTCGGCAATTGGCTCAAAACGTTCGTGCTCATACACCTGATCGTCAATGGGGTGTGGCTGGCCGAAATACCCTTCATCCGCCATGCACCCTACGGCAATCTGATCCTGAACATCACCTACCTAGTGGCGCAGCTGGTCATCTGCTTCTACATTATTCAGCGCCCTACCCTGCTCTACGGGGCTTTTTCGCTCAACGGCACTCGCCAGCCGCTCACGGGCAACGTACCTGACTCCCCGGCTCTTCCAGTCGTCCTATCGGATGCTGCTCATCAGGCGGTACCCCTGCCCGAGCCGCCCCGGCCCGCTGAGGGAGATACCCTGGAGCAGGCGGCGGCCGACAAGCTGGCGCAGCTAGATCAGTACATGCACAGTCAGCAGCCCTACCTGCGCCCCCGGCTATCGCTGGCCGATGTATCAGTTGCCACGCAGATTCCGCCGTATCTGCTGTCGGCAATCCTCAATCGTGTGCTGGGCCTCGACTTCCGCGACTACGTCAACGCCCACCGCGTTCGGCACCTGTGCCAGTTGCTGGAGAGTAACCAGTATAGTCACCTTACGCTGGAGGGCATCAGCACGCAGGTGGGTTTTTCGTCGAAAACGACCTTCTACCGGGCGTTTCAGAAGCACATGGGCGTTACCCCGGCCCAGTACATGCAACGCGCCAACGCCATCGACAACTGA
- a CDS encoding NUDIX domain-containing protein translates to MTNVLDVPRQQVVKLYGNRLRARVCGLYREGDRLLMVRHRGIGPTDTFWCPPGGGAQFGETATDALKREFIEETGLHVSVGSLLFVNEFLAPPLHALELFFEVEAIGGSLSMGMDPEMDADGQIISEVRLMTFDEIKAYPASEVHTLFARCQSLDDVFRLRGYLN, encoded by the coding sequence GTGACAAACGTTCTGGACGTGCCTCGTCAGCAAGTAGTCAAATTATATGGCAACCGGCTGCGTGCCCGCGTGTGTGGCCTGTACCGGGAGGGTGACCGGCTGCTCATGGTGCGTCACCGGGGCATTGGCCCAACAGATACCTTTTGGTGCCCACCGGGTGGCGGGGCGCAGTTTGGCGAAACCGCTACCGACGCCCTCAAGCGGGAGTTTATCGAAGAAACCGGCCTGCACGTGTCGGTGGGTAGCCTGTTGTTTGTGAATGAATTTTTGGCACCACCCTTGCACGCACTCGAATTGTTCTTCGAAGTAGAAGCCATTGGAGGCAGCCTGAGTATGGGTATGGACCCCGAAATGGACGCCGATGGGCAGATTATCTCCGAAGTGCGCCTGATGACGTTCGACGAGATTAAAGCCTATCCCGCCAGCGAAGTACATACCCTGTTTGCCCGTTGCCAGTCGCTCGACGATGTGTTTCGGCTTCGGGGCTACCTCAATTAG
- the coaD gene encoding pantetheine-phosphate adenylyltransferase yields the protein MSRIALFPGSFDPFTKGHEDIVRRGLHLFDEIIVGIGRNASKQRYFPLEQMIGWIEQTFQDAPQVRVVAYDDLTANVARQLGARFLLRGLRNTTDFEYENGISQVNRFVYEEVETVFLITSPHLAPISSSIIRDLHRYGQPVDSFLPYKLKE from the coding sequence ATGTCCCGTATTGCACTTTTCCCCGGCTCGTTCGATCCCTTTACTAAAGGGCACGAAGATATCGTTCGCCGGGGGTTGCATCTCTTCGATGAAATTATTGTCGGTATTGGCCGGAACGCCAGCAAACAACGCTACTTCCCGCTTGAACAAATGATCGGCTGGATCGAGCAGACGTTTCAGGATGCCCCTCAGGTACGTGTCGTGGCCTACGATGACCTGACGGCCAACGTCGCCCGCCAGTTGGGAGCTCGTTTTCTGCTGCGGGGCTTGCGCAACACCACCGATTTTGAGTACGAAAACGGGATTTCGCAGGTAAACCGCTTCGTGTATGAAGAAGTCGAAACGGTATTCCTGATCACCTCGCCGCATCTGGCGCCCATCAGTAGCAGCATCATCCGCGACCTGCACCGCTACGGCCAACCCGTCGATTCGTTTTTACCCTACAAGCTTAAAGAGTGA